The following are from one region of the Methanofollis sp. genome:
- a CDS encoding META domain-containing protein: MVMRPMKDTMRKALPLAGTAIVLAACLLAAGCTGQAPGGKDNETVQGIDLNGTAWDLVSYAQNSSMVNALEGTPVTLAFGENTTAGGSAGCNRYSTSYSVDGTAITFGPAISTQMYCMKPGVMEQESAYLGLLNTVKTYEVKDDTLTFFDEKGTAVLVFKKHVPPEPEPLVGTDWELQWYNDGDAVVSVIAGSEVTAVFDEDGKVAGSAGCNRYFASYTVNGTEMTIGQAGSTLMACTDEDVMKQESTYLRLLGTVASFSIEGEELTLMNANGTKVLMFAKAVPPEPKPLTGTNWTLESLHTGDAVSSVIAGSEITAVFDEDGRIAGSAGCNRYFATYTVNGTEMTIGPAGSTLMACTDEDIMKQESTFLSLLESVASFTIEGDRLSLRDENGTAVLVFKEAQAPVALPLVGTTWVLDTYHLGDIAVRVIEGTEITAVFGEDGKVTGSAGCNNYFATYNLSGSSLTFGPAGSTKKICAEPEGIMEQEERYLSILKAVRSYEIEGNQLKMLDMNGWRIFAFNAKV; this comes from the coding sequence ATGGTCATGCGACCTATGAAGGACACCATGCGAAAGGCCCTGCCCCTGGCGGGTACGGCCATCGTCCTCGCCGCGTGTCTCCTTGCCGCCGGATGTACGGGGCAGGCACCGGGGGGCAAAGACAATGAAACGGTCCAGGGGATCGACCTGAACGGCACCGCCTGGGACCTCGTCTCGTATGCACAGAACAGTTCGATGGTGAACGCCCTCGAAGGAACTCCGGTCACCCTTGCGTTCGGTGAGAACACCACGGCCGGGGGTTCGGCCGGGTGCAACCGCTACTCCACCTCGTACAGCGTAGACGGCACGGCGATCACCTTCGGCCCTGCGATCTCGACGCAGATGTACTGCATGAAACCGGGCGTGATGGAGCAGGAGAGCGCGTATCTCGGCCTCCTCAACACGGTGAAGACCTATGAAGTCAAGGACGACACCCTGACCTTCTTCGACGAGAAGGGCACCGCTGTCCTGGTCTTCAAGAAGCATGTGCCGCCTGAGCCCGAACCGCTCGTCGGGACGGACTGGGAACTCCAGTGGTACAATGACGGCGACGCCGTCGTCTCGGTCATCGCCGGTTCCGAAGTGACTGCCGTCTTCGACGAGGACGGAAAGGTCGCCGGGTCGGCCGGGTGCAACCGCTACTTCGCCTCGTACACGGTGAACGGCACTGAGATGACCATCGGCCAGGCGGGATCGACACTGATGGCCTGCACGGACGAGGACGTCATGAAGCAGGAGAGCACCTACCTCAGGCTTCTTGGAACGGTTGCCTCCTTCTCGATCGAGGGAGAGGAACTGACCCTGATGAATGCGAACGGCACGAAGGTCCTGATGTTTGCGAAGGCCGTTCCTCCTGAGCCAAAGCCCCTGACAGGGACGAACTGGACCCTTGAGTCTCTCCACACCGGCGATGCTGTCAGCTCGGTCATCGCGGGTTCGGAGATCACCGCCGTCTTCGACGAGGACGGAAGGATCGCCGGGTCGGCCGGGTGCAACCGCTACTTCGCCACATACACGGTGAACGGCACTGAGATGACCATCGGCCCCGCAGGATCGACACTGATGGCCTGCACGGACGAGGATATCATGAAGCAGGAGAGCACCTTCCTGTCACTCCTCGAATCAGTGGCCTCCTTCACGATCGAAGGCGACAGGCTCTCGCTCCGGGATGAGAACGGCACGGCAGTCCTCGTCTTCAAAGAGGCACAGGCCCCCGTCGCCCTGCCCCTCGTGGGCACCACCTGGGTGCTTGACACCTACCACCTTGGAGACATCGCGGTGCGGGTCATTGAAGGGACTGAGATCACTGCAGTCTTCGGGGAAGACGGGAAGGTCACCGGATCGGCCGGGTGCAACAACTACTTCGCGACCTACAACCTCTCGGGGTCGTCCCTGACATTCGGCCCGGCAGGGTCCACGAAGAAGATCTGCGCTGAGCCCGAGGGGATCATGGAGCAGGAGGAGAGGTACCTGTCGATCCTCAAGGCCGTGAGGAGCTACGAGATCGAAGGGAACCAGTTGAAAATGCTCGACATGAACGGCTGGCGGATCTTTGCCTTCAATGCGAAGGTCTGA
- a CDS encoding FeoB small GTPase domain-containing protein yields the protein MSKKHTNSRTVLMVGNPNVGKSALFNRLTGAEAVVSNYPGTTVDVMRGTLVEGGATYEIIDVPGAYSLEPRDAAEDVAVHILKEHPDAVVLLVLDATRLERGLYLGFEVIERGAPVLVVLNMMDAARAKSIAVDARRLQNLLGVPVVQTSATVGEGIKDLAGMLRKAQTADIDAIAARANGSSPETARMSRCSGCAGCGGCH from the coding sequence ATGAGCAAAAAGCACACGAACTCCCGGACCGTCCTGATGGTCGGGAACCCCAATGTCGGCAAGAGCGCTCTCTTCAACCGACTCACCGGTGCCGAGGCCGTCGTCTCCAATTATCCGGGCACGACCGTCGACGTTATGAGGGGCACCCTCGTCGAAGGCGGCGCGACCTATGAGATCATCGACGTGCCGGGCGCCTACTCGCTTGAACCGCGGGACGCCGCCGAAGACGTGGCCGTCCATATCCTGAAAGAACACCCCGACGCCGTCGTGCTCCTCGTCCTCGACGCCACCCGCCTGGAACGCGGGCTCTACCTGGGCTTCGAGGTGATCGAGCGGGGTGCGCCGGTTCTTGTCGTCCTCAATATGATGGACGCCGCCCGCGCGAAATCGATCGCAGTCGACGCCCGCCGCCTGCAGAACCTCCTCGGCGTCCCTGTCGTCCAGACCTCGGCCACGGTCGGAGAAGGGATCAAGGATCTGGCAGGGATGCTCAGGAAGGCGCAAACCGCCGACATCGACGCTATCGCCGCACGAGCAAACGGTTCTTCGCCCGAGACCGCCCGTATGAGCAGGTGTTCAGGCTGCGCGGGCTGCGGGGGGTGCCACTGA
- a CDS encoding FeoA family protein, giving the protein MTQKKLKEMEYGESGVVIELRGSRHDLNCLGIRKGKRLEMITRQPIKGPVVVLAEGVEVAMGLEIAALVVVDA; this is encoded by the coding sequence ATGACGCAGAAGAAACTGAAAGAGATGGAATATGGCGAGAGCGGGGTTGTCATCGAGCTCCGTGGTTCCCGTCACGATTTAAACTGCCTTGGAATCAGAAAAGGAAAACGCCTGGAGATGATCACCCGGCAACCGATCAAGGGGCCGGTGGTCGTCCTTGCGGAAGGGGTAGAGGTCGCCATGGGCCTTGAGATCGCCGCCCTGGTTGTGGTCGATGCCTGA